A single genomic interval of Thermocladium sp. ECH_B harbors:
- the radA gene encoding DNA repair and recombination protein RadA (Involved in DNA repair and in homologous recombination. Binds and assemble on single-stranded DNA to form a nucleoprotein filament. Hydrolyzes ATP in a ssDNA-dependent manner and promotes DNA strand exchange between homologous DNA molecules), translated as MPKKKDAIEGEAEEYGEETGEAEEPVAAEEQPQQGEAIDVEEIDGVGKVTAQKLKEAGFMNARNVAYASIRDLLGVVGSEDRAKQIIQSAQRLIGLKSFVTAXEVYENRRSVKYISTGVKALDELLGGGIETRAITELVGEFGVGKTQLCHQLAVMVQLPEDKGGLRGKSLYVDTENTFRPERVIQIAKYRGLDPQEALRNILYARAYNSDHQMIIIDEAKKIIEEQNIRLIVIDSLVAHFRAEYPGRENLADRQQKLNHFISQXLRIADLYNIAVVFTNQVIAQPDVFFGNPQKPAGGNVVAHGATYRLWLRKSKEXTRIAKIFDSPMHPEKEALXRIAEEGLLD; from the coding sequence ATGCCCAAGAAAAAAGACGCTATTGAGGGAGAGGCGGAGGAGTATGGTGAGGAGACGGGAGAGGCGGAGGAACCAGTGGCTGCGGAGGAGCAACCACAGCAAGGGGAGGCAATAGATGTCGAGGAGATAGATGGAGTGGGCAAGGTAACTGCCCAAAAGCTTAAGGAGGCTGGATTCATGAATGCCCGTAATGTTGCGTACGCTAGCATACGTGACCTATTAGGCGTTGTTGGCAGCGAGGATAGGGCTAAGCAAATAATTCAATCAGCCCAGCGATTAATTGGTCTTAAGTCATTCGTGACCGCGNTTGAGGTCTATGAGAATAGGAGAAGCGTGAAGTATATATCGACAGGCGTTAAGGCTCTAGATGAGCTATTGGGGGGAGGCATTGAGACTAGGGCCATAACTGAGTTGGTGGGTGAGTTCGGCGTGGGTAAGACTCAGCTATGCCATCAATTGGCGGTTATGGTTCAATTACCTGAGGATAAGGGTGGGCTTAGGGGGAAGTCGCTGTACGTGGATACCGAGAATACGTTTAGGCCGGAGAGGGTTATTCAAATAGCTAAGTATAGGGGATTGGATCCACAGGAGGCGCTTCGCAACATATTATATGCAAGGGCCTATAACAGCGATCATCAAATGATCATAATAGATGAGGCGAAGAAGATAATAGAGGAACAGAACATAAGGCTAATAGTTATTGATTCCCTTGTGGCTCACTTCAGGGCGGAGTATCCGGGGAGGGAGAACTTGGCTGATCGCCAGCAAAAGCTTAACCACTTCATTAGCCAACNCCTCAGGATAGCGGATCTATATAATATAGCCGTGGTGTTCACCAATCAAGTAATAGCGCAACCCGATGTCTTCTTTGGGAACCCACAGAAACCCGCGGGCGGCAACGTGGTTGCACATGGCGCAACGTATAGGCTATGGCTCAGGAAAAGCAAGGAGAANACTAGGATAGCTAAGATATTTGATTCCCCAATGCATCCAGAGAAGGAGGCTCTCTNCAGGATAGCTGAGGAGGGGCTCCTGGACTAA